A genomic stretch from Larimichthys crocea isolate SSNF chromosome XXII, L_crocea_2.0, whole genome shotgun sequence includes:
- the LOC109139614 gene encoding odorant receptor 131-2, with product MTTQYQTNVTLTQGLLERAIFVALTTTPCCLFLYINGTMLYTLRSKSVFRETSRYILLYNLLFADTAVIMQGQILYILAACAITLTYPVCGVLTMLSKITNEISPLTLLVMCLERYVAVCYPLRHATIITIRNTGLAIVVIWAFCSLNVLTAVFMLLNFSFEDQQNRQMKDYCRREIMFLNPVSDLYDKVYTYILFCSAGVVVSFSYIGVMVAARSATTDKASAQKASKTLLLHLVQLGLILLSALHTPLIQAISKVVDAITFDRLHIVHYVFIIILPRCLSSLIYGIRDQTIRPILMKNLCCQWQLSFSVSVVPAKAKLHR from the coding sequence ATGACAACTCAATATCAGACCAATGTTACTCTCACACAGGGGTTATTGGAAAGAGCAATTTTTGTAGCTCTGACTACCACACCATGCTGTCTGTTTCTCTACATTAATGGCACCATGTTATACACCTTGAGGAGTAAATCTGTGTTTCGTGAGACCTCTCGTTACATTCTTCTGTATAACCTCCTTTTTGCAGACACTGCAGTAATCATGCAGGGTCAGATACTGTACATATTGGCTGCTTGTGCCATAACATTGACATatcctgtgtgtggtgttctcACAATGCTCTCCAAAATCACAAATGAAATCTCCCCTCTCACACTGCTGGTGATGTGTCTGGAAAGATATGTAGCTGTGTGCTACCCACTGAGGCACGCTACTATCATCACAATCAGAAACACAGGGTTGGCTATTGTTGTGATCTGGGCCTTTTGTTCATTGAATGTCCTCACTGCAGTTTTTATGCTATTGAATTTCTCTTTTGAAGACCAGCAGAACCGGCAGATGAAAGACTATTGTCGCAGAGAAATAATGTTTCTTAATCCAGTGTCTGATCTTTATGACAAAGTCTACACTTATATTCTGTTTTGTTCAGCTGGTGTGGTAGTCAGTTTCTCCTATATTGGTGTGATGGTAGCTGCCAGGTCAGCGACTACAGACAAAGCTTCAGCCCAAAAGGCTAGTAAgacactgctgctgcatctggTGCAGCTGGGCCTCATTCTCCTGTCAGCTCTACACACCCCATTGATCCAAGCTATCTCAAAAGTTGTAGATGCAATAACGTTTGACCGTCTCCACATTGtccattatgtttttattataatcCTTCCAAGATGTCTAAGTTCTCTCATCTATGGAATCAGAGACCAGACTATCAGACCTATCCTCATGAAAAATCTCTGCTGTCAGTGGcaactttcattttctgtctcagtcGTTCCAGCAAAGGCAAAACTCCACAGGTAG